In a single window of the Serratia quinivorans genome:
- a CDS encoding Phage protein U yields MMMALGMFVFMLQTAPYQEFQHQMAWRHPTNSRVGLRPQSQFLGPDDETITLSGVLLPALTGGRVSLMAIQLMAETGKAWSLIEGSGAIHGMFVIESLSRTKTVFFADGSARRIEFTITLKRTDEGLKDMFGDLSQQFEDLAEQVSDTVGGFLS; encoded by the coding sequence ATGATGATGGCATTAGGCATGTTCGTATTCATGCTGCAAACCGCTCCATACCAGGAGTTTCAGCACCAGATGGCCTGGCGGCATCCGACCAATAGCCGCGTCGGGCTTCGCCCACAAAGCCAGTTTTTGGGGCCGGATGATGAAACCATCACACTGAGCGGCGTTTTGCTGCCGGCATTAACCGGGGGCCGGGTTTCCCTGATGGCTATCCAGTTAATGGCGGAAACCGGCAAGGCCTGGTCATTGATTGAGGGGAGCGGCGCAATACATGGCATGTTCGTGATCGAAAGCCTGAGCCGCACCAAAACTGTATTCTTTGCGGATGGCTCAGCACGCCGTATTGAGTTCACGATCACGCTCAAGCGCACGGATGAAGGGCTAAAAGACATGTTTGGCGATTTGTCTCAGCAATTTGAAGACCTGGCCGAGCAGGTTTCCGATACCGTCGGCGGGTTCCTGTCATGA
- the yceG gene encoding putative aminodeoxychorismate lyase has translation MKKRKLKFVSIIVVLVLGLLFWGYQKVERFADTPLAIQQEAIFKLPAGTGRVALEGLLVRDKLIRNGQWFPWLLRLEPELAEFKAGTYRFTPGMTVRQMLKLLASGKEAQFSARFIEGSRLRDWLLVLQQSKYLKHTLAGKSEAEIAKALGLPEGTNPEGRLYPDTYLYTAGMSDMALLKRAHLRMIKALESAWQGREASLPYKTPEELLTMASIIEKETAVPEERTKVASVFINRLRIGMRLQTDPTVIYGMGEAYNGNITRKDLETPTPYNTYVINGLPPTPIAMPSQASLEAAANPAKTPYLYFVADGKGGHQFTTNLASHNQAVRAYRQALKEKNEK, from the coding sequence ATGAAGAAAAGAAAGCTGAAGTTCGTTTCTATTATTGTTGTTCTGGTATTGGGCCTGCTGTTTTGGGGCTACCAGAAGGTTGAACGCTTCGCGGATACGCCATTGGCGATCCAGCAGGAAGCCATTTTCAAACTGCCGGCAGGGACCGGTCGGGTAGCCCTGGAGGGGCTGCTGGTGCGGGACAAACTGATCCGCAATGGCCAGTGGTTCCCTTGGTTGCTGCGCCTGGAGCCGGAATTGGCCGAGTTTAAGGCTGGAACCTATCGCTTTACGCCGGGTATGACGGTGCGTCAAATGCTTAAACTGTTGGCCAGCGGTAAAGAAGCCCAATTCAGCGCGCGCTTTATTGAAGGTTCCCGGCTGCGGGACTGGCTGCTGGTGCTGCAACAGTCAAAATACCTCAAACATACCCTGGCCGGTAAAAGCGAGGCGGAAATTGCCAAGGCGCTAGGCTTGCCAGAAGGCACCAATCCGGAAGGGCGCCTGTACCCGGATACCTATCTGTATACCGCAGGCATGAGCGATATGGCGCTGTTGAAGCGTGCCCACCTGCGTATGATTAAAGCATTGGAGAGCGCCTGGCAGGGCCGTGAGGCCAGTTTGCCGTACAAAACGCCGGAAGAGTTGCTGACCATGGCCTCAATCATTGAGAAAGAGACTGCGGTACCGGAGGAACGTACCAAAGTGGCCTCGGTATTCATTAATCGCCTGCGTATTGGCATGCGTTTGCAGACCGACCCGACGGTGATCTACGGCATGGGCGAGGCGTATAATGGCAACATTACCCGCAAGGATTTGGAAACGCCGACGCCGTACAACACCTACGTGATCAACGGTCTGCCGCCAACGCCGATTGCCATGCCAAGCCAGGCTTCGCTGGAGGCCGCTGCCAATCCGGCCAAGACGCCTTATTTGTACTTTGTTGCCGACGGTAAGGGCGGGCATCAATTTACCACCAACCTGGCCAGCCATAATCAGGCGGTGCGTGCCTATCGTCAGGCGTTAAAGGAAAAGAATGAAAAGTAA
- the holB gene encoding DNA polymerase III subunit delta', protein MNWYPWLNTPYRQLVGQYATGRGHHALLLHAAAGHGEDALAYGLSRWLICQRRNGEKSCGECHSCRLMLAGNHPDYHVLTPEKGKSSLGVEPIRQLIEILYSHAQQGGAKVIWLPQAELLTEAAANALLKTLEEPPEKTYFLLSCREPSRLLATLRSRCLYWHLASPDEQLSLQWLNRQTPGNQIDLLTALRLHDGAPLAAEQLLQPEHWQQRSALCAALSAALPQHDMLSLLPVLNHEDVAERLHWLCSLLMDAMKWQQGAAGFVLNQDQQPLVHQLASRLSSTSLQQAVQQWLHCRHQLLSVVGVNRELLLTEQLLGWEQLLGATGYFHPHSL, encoded by the coding sequence ATGAACTGGTACCCGTGGCTGAATACCCCTTACCGCCAGTTGGTCGGGCAATATGCTACCGGGCGCGGTCATCACGCACTGTTGTTGCATGCCGCTGCCGGCCATGGTGAGGATGCGCTGGCCTATGGCCTGAGCCGTTGGCTGATCTGCCAACGTCGCAACGGTGAGAAAAGCTGCGGTGAATGCCATAGCTGTCGGTTGATGCTGGCAGGAAATCACCCGGATTATCACGTGCTGACGCCGGAAAAAGGCAAAAGCAGCCTGGGGGTGGAGCCCATCCGCCAGCTGATTGAGATCCTTTATTCTCATGCGCAGCAGGGCGGTGCCAAGGTGATCTGGCTACCGCAGGCGGAGTTGCTGACCGAGGCTGCCGCCAATGCCCTGTTGAAAACGTTGGAAGAACCGCCGGAAAAAACCTATTTCCTGCTGAGCTGCCGTGAGCCTTCACGCCTGCTGGCAACGCTGCGCAGCCGTTGTTTGTACTGGCATCTCGCCAGTCCGGACGAACAGCTCAGTCTGCAATGGCTGAATCGGCAGACGCCGGGTAATCAGATCGATCTCCTGACCGCCTTGCGCTTGCATGACGGCGCACCCTTGGCCGCAGAGCAATTACTCCAGCCGGAACATTGGCAACAACGTAGCGCGCTGTGCGCGGCCCTGAGTGCCGCTTTGCCGCAGCACGACATGTTGTCGCTGCTGCCGGTATTGAATCACGAAGACGTCGCTGAGCGGCTACACTGGCTATGTTCGTTGTTGATGGACGCCATGAAGTGGCAGCAGGGTGCCGCCGGCTTTGTTCTGAACCAGGATCAGCAACCGCTGGTGCACCAGCTGGCCAGCCGCCTGAGCAGCACGTCGCTGCAGCAAGCCGTGCAGCAATGGCTGCATTGTCGCCATCAGTTGCTTAGCGTCGTCGGCGTTAACCGCGAACTGCTGCTGACCGAACAGTTACTTGGCTGGGAGCAGTTGCTCGGCGCTACCGGCTATTTCCACCCTCATTCGCTGTAA
- the ycfH gene encoding Uncharacterized deoxyribonuclease YcfH — protein MLLVDSHCHLDGLDYQTLHQNVDDALAKAKARDVGYVLAVATTLPGYQAMTQLIGQRDDVAFSCGVHPLNLEGGYDYAELRRLAAAEQVVALGETGLDYFYQKDNLELQQASFREHIRIGRDLNKPVIVHTRDAREDTLAILREENAQDCGGVLHCFTEDCATAEALLDLGFYISFSGILTFRNAEQLREVARYVPLDRILVETDSPYLAPVPHRGKENQPAYVRDVAEYMAVLKGVSLETLAEATTANFSRLFHIEL, from the coding sequence ATGTTGTTAGTAGATTCTCATTGTCACCTCGACGGCCTGGATTACCAAACTCTGCATCAAAATGTGGATGATGCCTTGGCGAAGGCCAAGGCGCGCGATGTCGGTTACGTGCTGGCGGTGGCCACCACTTTGCCGGGCTATCAGGCGATGACGCAATTGATTGGCCAACGCGATGACGTGGCCTTCTCCTGCGGGGTGCATCCGCTCAATCTGGAGGGGGGCTACGACTACGCTGAGCTGCGCCGTTTGGCGGCAGCAGAGCAGGTGGTGGCACTGGGTGAAACCGGGCTGGACTACTTCTATCAGAAAGACAATCTTGAGCTGCAGCAAGCGTCGTTCCGTGAACATATTCGTATCGGCCGAGATCTGAACAAGCCGGTGATCGTGCATACCCGAGATGCACGGGAAGACACACTGGCTATTCTGCGTGAAGAAAATGCCCAGGACTGTGGCGGAGTATTGCACTGCTTCACCGAAGATTGCGCTACCGCAGAGGCGTTGCTGGATCTGGGGTTCTACATTTCTTTCTCAGGCATCCTGACCTTCCGCAATGCAGAGCAACTGCGTGAAGTGGCGCGCTATGTGCCACTGGATCGTATTCTGGTGGAAACCGACTCGCCGTATCTGGCTCCGGTGCCGCATCGCGGCAAAGAAAACCAACCTGCCTATGTGCGCGATGTGGCTGAATACATGGCGGTATTGAAGGGCGTGAGCCTGGAAACGCTGGCTGAAGCCACCACCGCCAACTTTTCACGCTTATTTCACATCGAACTCTAA
- the pabC gene encoding Aminodeoxychorismate lyase encodes MYWINGHQHDALAPSDRGLQFGDGCFTTARVIEGKIDLLPWHIERLQLAAQRLMLPSCDWNALEDEMVRAAESIPLGVVKAILTRGSGGRGYSPQGCEAPTRIVSRSTYPMHYLPWREQGISLTLSPVALGRNPLLAGLKHLNRLEQVLIRTHLDQTTADEALVLDTAGMLVECCAANLFWRKGKAVFTPDLSQAGVAGLMRRRVIELLAGSEYSLHCVSEPLETLADAEEVLVSNALMPLLPVNTAQSWRYPSRQLYDFLRPHC; translated from the coding sequence ATGTACTGGATTAATGGACATCAGCACGATGCGCTAGCGCCAAGCGATCGCGGTTTGCAATTTGGTGACGGCTGTTTCACTACCGCCCGGGTGATTGAGGGGAAAATAGACCTGCTGCCCTGGCATATCGAGCGGCTGCAGTTGGCAGCGCAACGGCTGATGCTGCCGTCCTGCGACTGGAATGCTTTGGAAGATGAAATGGTGCGCGCAGCAGAATCAATCCCATTGGGCGTGGTCAAAGCGATACTGACTCGCGGCAGCGGTGGCAGGGGGTACAGCCCGCAAGGGTGTGAGGCTCCCACACGCATAGTCTCTCGTAGCACCTATCCCATGCACTATTTGCCATGGCGAGAGCAGGGCATCAGCCTGACGCTCAGTCCGGTAGCGCTGGGGCGCAATCCCCTGTTGGCTGGGCTAAAGCATCTGAATCGTTTGGAGCAGGTGTTGATCCGCACGCATCTTGACCAGACAACCGCCGACGAGGCGCTGGTGCTTGACACTGCCGGTATGCTGGTGGAATGCTGTGCGGCTAATTTGTTCTGGCGTAAGGGGAAAGCGGTATTTACGCCAGATTTGAGCCAGGCAGGCGTGGCTGGGCTGATGCGTCGCCGGGTTATTGAGCTGCTGGCGGGCAGTGAATACTCGCTGCATTGCGTCAGTGAGCCGCTGGAGACGCTGGCCGATGCCGAAGAAGTGCTGGTGAGCAATGCGTTAATGCCGTTGCTGCCGGTCAATACTGCGCAATCATGGCGTTACCCTTCGCGCCAACTTTATGATTTTTTGCGCCCACACTGTTAA
- a CDS encoding DNA-binding transcriptional regulator, protein MMHCPLCGQAAHTRSSSYITTTTKERYNQCTNINCGCTFVSHETFTRTISQPQTVDPVQPHPKSNGQTSLIFG, encoded by the coding sequence ATGATGCATTGCCCGCTGTGCGGCCAAGCCGCACACACTCGCTCATCAAGCTATATCACCACAACCACCAAAGAACGTTATAACCAATGCACCAATATCAATTGCGGTTGCACGTTCGTGAGCCATGAAACCTTTACCCGTACCATTTCCCAACCGCAAACCGTGGATCCCGTCCAGCCTCACCCCAAAAGCAACGGACAAACCTCATTAATCTTTGGCTAA
- a CDS encoding phage tail tape measure protein, TP901 family, core region, whose translation MSDKNLRLQVLLSAVDKITRPFKSMQASNKALAASVKATKDQLKQLDTQAGKIGGFRKTKNQVAAAAQALNTARDKARDLAIALKSTDGPTAKQARQFQKAREEAVRLQQKFADLRLSLQNQRTALQNSGVATHRLGEAQRSLRSNITGVTGALAAQQKRLDQQAQQQKRLNAARHQFDESNQRKVMAAGVGYTSMATGRAMGRGLVDALHVGYDFDAMMSKTQAVTRIPTKADPQMQSLRHQARTLPLSSKFTDLQVAEGQYFLGRTGYSPQQVLKAMPGMLNLAAAGDIDLGTTADIASNIQTAMGIPAEKMDRVADVLTALFTRNNVDIPMLGESLKYSAGVGREYGQSLETVSAATAIMGNAGIQGSQAGTAMRAILSRIGNSPTVKKLGVTTKDKDGNMRDLVDILKDIDKKTSKMGNVDRGKIFKDIAGMYAVTGFGELMRAVSDGKLQQMRGAPGEYDGEARRVSNTMLDNMKGDMTMLHAALENISVELFEKNDAWLRKTAKGISNFLHGVAEFLKAHPKISAALVKLGAAAAISTTVFGTLAIAVVGLLGPFALLRFSTRMLGIRLLPNLSLSMLKFASTTPITTKQVGSFSRSLLEAGKNALTFSKQHLGSAGRAVASFASSPLQTATKGIKGIGRVFTWLATSPLRFLRFALGGLGSMFGILVSPLGLIAAAVVGAGLLIYKYWKPIKAFLGGVVDGFKAAAAPIKDAFAPLMPVFTWIGDKIKALWGWFTDLLTPVKSTKKELDSAASAGKKFGEFLASGIELALTPLKLLTDSIKWVLDKLDEVKTKSDKTRLLAQTNPGVADAAAGPVWS comes from the coding sequence ATGAGTGACAAAAACCTCCGATTGCAGGTTTTATTGAGTGCGGTCGATAAAATCACCCGCCCGTTTAAATCCATGCAGGCCAGCAATAAAGCGCTGGCCGCGTCGGTTAAAGCCACAAAAGACCAGTTAAAACAGCTTGATACTCAAGCCGGGAAAATTGGCGGTTTCCGCAAGACAAAAAACCAGGTTGCCGCCGCCGCGCAGGCGCTGAACACGGCCCGCGATAAAGCGCGCGATCTGGCCATTGCATTGAAATCCACTGACGGCCCGACCGCCAAGCAGGCCCGCCAATTTCAGAAAGCCAGGGAAGAAGCAGTCAGGCTTCAACAGAAATTCGCGGATTTACGGCTTTCACTGCAAAACCAGCGTACCGCCCTGCAAAACAGCGGCGTGGCAACACATCGATTGGGTGAGGCTCAGCGTTCTCTGCGGTCAAACATCACCGGGGTGACGGGTGCATTAGCCGCGCAGCAGAAACGATTAGACCAGCAGGCCCAACAACAAAAGCGGCTGAATGCCGCGCGCCATCAGTTTGATGAAAGCAATCAGCGCAAAGTGATGGCCGCCGGGGTGGGCTATACGTCAATGGCCACCGGGCGCGCCATGGGCCGTGGACTGGTTGACGCCCTGCATGTGGGCTATGACTTCGATGCGATGATGAGTAAAACCCAGGCAGTGACGCGCATCCCAACCAAAGCCGACCCGCAAATGCAGTCATTGCGGCACCAGGCGAGAACCTTGCCGCTATCGTCAAAATTCACCGATCTCCAGGTGGCCGAGGGGCAATATTTCCTTGGCAGAACCGGCTATTCACCCCAGCAAGTTTTAAAAGCGATGCCAGGCATGTTAAATCTGGCCGCTGCCGGTGACATTGACCTTGGCACCACCGCAGATATTGCGTCAAACATCCAAACCGCCATGGGGATCCCTGCGGAAAAAATGGACAGGGTGGCCGACGTACTCACCGCCCTGTTTACCCGTAACAACGTTGATATTCCCATGCTGGGCGAATCACTGAAATATTCCGCCGGTGTGGGGCGTGAGTACGGGCAAAGCCTGGAAACCGTATCCGCTGCCACGGCGATCATGGGTAATGCTGGCATTCAGGGGAGCCAGGCAGGTACAGCGATGCGTGCCATTCTAAGCCGTATCGGTAACAGCCCCACGGTTAAAAAGCTGGGCGTAACAACCAAAGATAAAGACGGCAACATGCGTGATTTGGTCGATATTCTAAAAGATATCGACAAAAAAACGTCAAAAATGGGGAACGTCGATCGCGGCAAGATTTTTAAAGACATTGCTGGCATGTACGCGGTCACCGGATTTGGTGAGCTGATGCGGGCAGTGTCAGACGGCAAGCTGCAACAGATGCGCGGCGCGCCGGGTGAGTACGACGGGGAAGCCCGGCGGGTTTCCAATACCATGCTGGATAACATGAAAGGCGACATGACGATGTTACATGCCGCTCTGGAAAATATCAGCGTTGAATTATTTGAAAAAAATGACGCCTGGCTGCGCAAAACAGCAAAAGGCATCAGCAACTTTTTACATGGCGTTGCTGAGTTCCTGAAAGCACATCCAAAAATCAGCGCCGCCCTCGTTAAGCTTGGCGCAGCGGCCGCCATTTCAACCACCGTTTTCGGTACGTTGGCCATCGCCGTTGTCGGTCTGTTGGGGCCGTTCGCCCTACTCCGATTCAGCACACGCATGTTGGGGATCCGCCTGCTGCCCAACCTGTCACTCAGCATGCTGAAATTTGCCAGCACCACCCCGATCACCACAAAACAGGTTGGTAGTTTCAGCCGTTCACTGCTGGAAGCGGGAAAGAATGCACTGACCTTTTCTAAACAGCACCTTGGCAGCGCTGGGCGCGCCGTCGCGTCTTTCGCATCATCACCGCTACAAACTGCAACCAAAGGGATTAAGGGAATTGGTCGTGTGTTTACCTGGCTGGCAACATCCCCGTTACGCTTCCTGCGTTTTGCCCTGGGCGGTCTGGGGAGCATGTTCGGTATTTTGGTTAGCCCACTTGGGTTAATTGCTGCTGCCGTCGTCGGCGCGGGCCTGTTGATTTATAAATATTGGAAACCCATCAAAGCATTCCTGGGCGGCGTGGTTGACGGTTTCAAAGCGGCGGCGGCCCCCATCAAAGACGCCTTTGCGCCGCTGATGCCGGTATTCACCTGGATTGGCGACAAGATTAAGGCCCTGTGGGGCTGGTTTACCGACCTGCTAACGCCGGTAAAGTCGACCAAAAAAGAGTTGGATAGCGCGGCATCAGCGGGGAAAAAGTTCGGCGAGTTTCTGGCATCAGGTATTGAATTAGCACTTACCCCGCTGAAACTTCTCACAGATTCAATTAAGTGGGTTTTAGACAAGCTGGATGAAGTTAAAACCAAATCGGATAAAACCCGTCTATTAGCACAGACAAACCCAGGTGTTGCCGATGCTGCCGCCGGGCCGGTGTGGTCATGA
- the ptsG_1 gene encoding EIICB-Glc has protein sequence MFKNAFANLQKVGKSLMLPVSVLPIAGILLGVGSANFSWLPAVVSHVMAEAGGSVFANMPLIFAIGVALGFTNNDGVSALAAVVAYGIMVKTMAVVAPLVLHLPAEEIAAKHLADTGVLGGIISGSIAAYMFNRFFRIQLPEYLGFFAGKRFVPIISGLAAIVLGVVLSFIWPPIGTAIQTFSQWAAYQNPVVAFGIYGVVERALVPFGLHHIWNVPFQMQIGEYTNAAGQVFHGDIPRYMAGDPTAGKLSGGFLFKMYGLPAAAIAIWHSAKPENRAKVGGIMISAALTSFLTGITEPIEFSFMFVAPILYAIHAILAGLAFPICILLGMRDGTSFSHGLIDFIVLSGNSSKIWLFPIVGIIYGLVYYTIFRVLIAKLDLKTPGREDTASEQVTQGGSEMSAALVQAFGGKDNITNLDACITRLRVSVADVSKVDQAGLKKLGAAGVVVAGSGVQAIFGTKSDNLKTDMDEYIRNH, from the coding sequence ATGTTCAAGAACGCATTTGCAAACCTGCAAAAAGTAGGTAAGTCGCTAATGCTGCCGGTATCCGTATTGCCTATCGCAGGTATCCTGCTGGGCGTCGGTTCCGCCAACTTTAGCTGGCTACCCGCGGTAGTCTCACACGTGATGGCGGAAGCCGGCGGTTCCGTTTTCGCCAACATGCCGCTGATTTTTGCCATCGGTGTTGCCCTGGGCTTCACCAATAACGACGGTGTCTCCGCGTTAGCTGCGGTAGTGGCTTACGGCATCATGGTGAAAACCATGGCGGTGGTTGCACCGCTGGTGCTGCACCTGCCGGCTGAAGAAATTGCGGCCAAACACCTGGCGGATACCGGTGTGCTCGGGGGGATTATCTCCGGCTCCATCGCTGCCTATATGTTTAACCGTTTCTTCCGCATTCAGTTGCCGGAATATCTGGGCTTCTTTGCCGGTAAGCGCTTTGTGCCAATTATCTCCGGCCTGGCGGCAATCGTTCTGGGCGTAGTGCTTTCCTTTATCTGGCCTCCAATCGGTACGGCTATCCAGACCTTCTCCCAGTGGGCTGCTTATCAGAACCCGGTAGTGGCGTTTGGTATCTATGGCGTGGTTGAACGTGCGCTGGTGCCGTTCGGTCTGCACCATATTTGGAACGTGCCGTTCCAAATGCAGATTGGTGAATACACCAACGCAGCAGGTCAGGTGTTCCACGGCGATATTCCACGTTATATGGCGGGTGACCCAACTGCGGGTAAACTGTCCGGTGGCTTCCTGTTCAAAATGTACGGTCTGCCTGCTGCTGCGATTGCCATCTGGCACTCAGCCAAGCCGGAAAACCGCGCTAAAGTCGGCGGTATCATGATCTCCGCTGCGCTGACTTCGTTCCTGACCGGTATCACCGAACCGATCGAGTTTTCCTTCATGTTCGTTGCGCCGATCCTGTACGCAATCCATGCCATTCTGGCTGGTCTGGCGTTCCCGATCTGTATCCTGTTGGGGATGCGTGACGGCACCAGCTTCTCACACGGTCTGATCGACTTTATCGTCCTGAGCGGCAACAGCAGCAAAATCTGGCTGTTCCCAATCGTCGGTATCATCTACGGTCTGGTGTACTACACCATCTTCCGCGTGCTGATTGCCAAGCTGGATCTGAAAACCCCAGGGCGTGAAGACACGGCCTCTGAGCAGGTTACTCAGGGCGGTTCTGAAATGTCTGCGGCGCTGGTACAGGCCTTTGGCGGTAAAGACAACATCACCAACCTGGATGCCTGCATCACCCGTCTGCGCGTTAGCGTGGCGGACGTGAGCAAGGTTGACCAGGCTGGCCTGAAAAAACTGGGTGCTGCCGGCGTCGTTGTCGCAGGCTCTGGCGTTCAGGCTATCTTTGGTACCAAATCTGACAACCTGAAAACGGATATGGACGAATACATCCGTAATCATTAA
- a CDS encoding Phage protein D — protein MSLIDTLDKLGGDNTPAYSLSIEGVDITGKVKEKLINLTLTDNRGFEADQINIELDDNEGNLKLPRRGVSLAVALGWKDTGVIDKGTFVVDEIGHAGAPDVLTITARSADFRQTLNVQRDASYHKKTIGDIVRTIADRNKLAAVINKNVADIQIGHIDQTTESDGSFITRLAKENGAVAAIKNGNLLFFKQGQNMTAGGKPIPAILINRQSGDSHQFTLTDRGAYTGVVANWLNTRTAKSEQVKVKRRRVKKPVVVDEKQGEYLIGSDENVLVLRHTYASKYNAQRAAKANWERIQRGVATFSIQLARGRADIYPEAPVTVSGFKKEIDEANWTLVKVTHALNNNGFTTALDLEVKIDDLEME, from the coding sequence ATGAGCCTGATCGATACGTTAGACAAACTCGGCGGCGACAATACCCCGGCGTACTCGCTTAGCATTGAAGGCGTTGATATCACCGGGAAGGTGAAAGAAAAATTAATCAACCTGACGCTAACGGATAACCGGGGCTTTGAGGCTGACCAGATCAATATTGAGCTTGACGATAACGAAGGCAATTTGAAACTGCCCCGCCGTGGCGTCAGCCTGGCTGTTGCACTCGGCTGGAAAGATACCGGGGTGATCGATAAAGGGACGTTTGTCGTTGATGAAATCGGCCATGCCGGCGCACCTGACGTATTGACCATAACAGCCCGTAGTGCCGATTTTCGGCAAACATTGAACGTGCAGCGCGATGCCTCTTATCATAAAAAAACCATAGGGGACATTGTCCGAACCATTGCCGATCGCAATAAGCTGGCGGCGGTCATCAATAAGAATGTGGCAGACATTCAGATCGGGCATATCGACCAAACTACCGAGTCAGACGGGAGTTTTATCACCCGGCTGGCAAAAGAGAATGGCGCTGTGGCCGCAATAAAAAACGGCAATCTGCTGTTTTTTAAACAGGGTCAAAATATGACCGCCGGGGGAAAACCGATCCCGGCAATCCTCATTAACCGCCAGTCAGGTGATAGCCATCAATTCACGCTAACCGATCGCGGGGCCTATACCGGCGTTGTGGCCAACTGGCTGAATACCCGCACTGCGAAAAGCGAACAGGTGAAGGTTAAACGCCGTCGGGTAAAGAAACCTGTAGTTGTCGATGAGAAACAGGGGGAATACCTGATCGGCAGCGATGAGAATGTATTGGTACTGCGCCATACCTACGCATCAAAATACAATGCACAACGCGCGGCCAAGGCAAATTGGGAACGTATACAGCGTGGTGTTGCAACCTTCTCTATTCAGCTTGCGCGTGGACGTGCAGACATTTACCCGGAAGCACCGGTCACTGTTTCAGGTTTCAAAAAAGAGATTGATGAGGCCAATTGGACGTTAGTTAAGGTTACTCATGCGCTGAACAACAACGGCTTTACTACCGCCCTCGATTTGGAGGTCAAGATTGATGATCTGGAAATGGAGTGA
- the tmk gene encoding Thymidylate kinase has protein sequence MKSKFVVIEGLEGAGKTTARDTVVDVLREHGINDIAFTREPGGTPLAEKLRDLFKRGVEGELPTIKAEVLMLYAARVQLVETVIKPALARGAWVVGDRHDLSSQAYQGGGRGVDQQLMASLRDTVLGEFRPDLTLYLDLPPIVGLQRARARGELDRIEQEALPFFERTRARYQELAAQDASIITVDASQSLDQVTAAIRRCVSQWLQQQEGA, from the coding sequence ATGAAAAGTAAATTCGTGGTTATCGAAGGGCTTGAAGGTGCGGGCAAAACGACCGCACGCGATACCGTAGTCGACGTACTGCGCGAACATGGTATCAACGACATTGCCTTTACCCGTGAACCCGGCGGCACGCCGTTGGCAGAAAAACTGCGCGACCTGTTCAAACGCGGCGTGGAGGGCGAACTGCCGACCATCAAGGCCGAGGTACTGATGCTGTATGCGGCCCGTGTACAGTTGGTGGAAACGGTGATCAAACCGGCTTTAGCGCGCGGTGCCTGGGTGGTTGGCGATCGGCACGACCTGTCTTCTCAAGCCTACCAGGGCGGTGGTCGGGGTGTGGATCAACAACTTATGGCCTCGCTGCGTGACACGGTATTAGGGGAGTTTCGTCCCGATCTGACGCTTTATCTGGATTTGCCGCCGATAGTGGGTCTGCAGCGTGCCCGAGCACGGGGTGAACTGGATCGTATCGAACAGGAAGCATTGCCATTCTTTGAACGTACCCGCGCACGTTATCAGGAGTTGGCGGCGCAAGATGCGTCCATCATCACCGTAGATGCTTCTCAATCGCTTGATCAGGTGACGGCGGCGATTCGTCGTTGCGTCAGCCAATGGTTACAGCAGCAGGAAGGCGCGTAA